The following are encoded together in the Ovis canadensis isolate MfBH-ARS-UI-01 breed Bighorn chromosome 2, ARS-UI_OviCan_v2, whole genome shotgun sequence genome:
- the SRSF4 gene encoding serine/arginine-rich splicing factor 4 isoform X2 → MLAEDCHVHIQRKACGTVLGQRYGFVEFDDLRDADDAVYELNGKDLCGERVIVEHARGPRRDGSYGSGRSGYGYRRSGRDKYGPPTRTEYRLIVENLSSRCSWQDLKDYMRQAGEVTYADAHKGRKNEGVIEFVSYSDMKRALEKLDGTEVNGRKIRLVEDKPGSRRRRSYSRSRSHSRSRSRSRHSRKSRSRSGSSKSSHSKSRSRSRSGSRSRSKSRSRSQSRSRSKKEKSRSPSKDKSRSRSRSADKCRSKSKDPAEEKVQNSDRTGKSKSRSPSRHKSKSRSRSQERGAEEARGSASRSRSKEKSLRKSRSRSQGGSRSRSRSKSKDKRKGRKRSREESRSRSRSRSKSERSRKRGGKRDSKSGSGSGSSSSKKKKKEDADRSQSRSRSRSGSKERERAKSESGQREGRGEGEDAGANQETRSRSRSNSKSKPNLPSESRSRSKSASKTRSRSKSRSRSGSRSPSRSRSRSHSRS, encoded by the exons ATATGGGTTTGTGGAGTTTGATGATCTGCGAGATGCAGATGATGCTGTTTATGAGCTGAATGGCAAAGACCTTTGTGGTGAGCGAGTAATTGTTGAGCATGCCCGCGGCCCACGGCGAGATGGCAGTTACGGTTCTGGACGCA GTGGATATGGTTATAGAAGAAGTGGCCGAGATAAATACGGCCCTCCTACACGCACAGAATACAGACTTATTGTGGAGAATTTGTCAAGTCGGTGCAGCTGGCAAGACCTAAAG gatTATATGCGTCAGGCAGGAGAAGTGACTTATGCAGATGCCCACAAGGGACGGAAAAATGAAGGGGTGATTGAATTTGTGTCTTACTCTGATATGAAAAGAGCTTTGGAAAAGTTAGATGGAACGGAAGTCAATGGCAGAAAAATCAGATTAGTTGAAGACAAGCCTGGCTCCAGAAGACGCAGGTCCTACTCCAGGAGCCGCAGTCACTCAAG GTCTCGCTCTCGAAGCAGACACTCTCGTAAGAGCAGAAGCCGGAGCGGCAGCAGCAAAAGCAGTCATTCTAAGAGCAGATCCAGGTCCAG GTCAGGCTCCCGTTCCCGGAGCAAGAGCCGCAGCCGCAGCCAGAGCCGCAGCCGCAGCAAGAAGGAAAAGAGCCGCAGCCCCAGCAAGGACAAgagccgcagccgcagccgcagcGCCGACAAGTGCCGCAGCAAGAGCAAAGACCCGGCGGAGGAGAAGGTGCAGAACAGCGACCGCACCGGCAAGTCCAAGAGCCGCAGCCCCAGCCGGCACAAGAGCAAGAGCCGCAGCCGCAGTCAGGAGAGGGGTGCGGAGGAGGCACGGGGCAGCGCGAGCAGGAGCCGAAGCAAGGAGAAGAGCCTGCGCAAGAGCCGCAGCCGCAGCCAAGGGGgcagccgcagccgcagccgcagcAAAAGCAAGGacaagaggaaggggaggaagaggagccgGGAGGAGAGCCGCAGCCGGAGCCGCAGCCGCAGCAAGAGTGAGAGGAGCCGGAAGCGGGGTGGCAAGCGAGACAGCAAGTCGGGCAGCGGCAgcgggagcagcagcagcaagaagaagaagaaggaagacgCAGACCGCTCGCAGTCCAGGTCACGCTCCCGCTCGGGCTCCAAGGAGAGGGAGCGTGCCAAGTCCGAGTCCGGCCAGAGGGAAGGCCGAGGGGAGGGTGAGGATGCTGGCGCCAATCAGGAGACCCGGTCCAGGTCGAGGTCCAATtccaaatcaaaaccaaaccTTCCATCAGAATCACGCTCCAGATCAAAGTCCGCCTCAAAAACCCGGTCTCGGTCTAAGTCTCGGTCCAGGTCTGGGTCCAGATCGCCCTCCCGATCTAGATCCAGGTCTCACTCGAGGTCCTAA
- the SRSF4 gene encoding serine/arginine-rich splicing factor 4 isoform X1, translating to MPRVYIGRLSYQARERDVERFFKGYGKILEVDLKNGYGFVEFDDLRDADDAVYELNGKDLCGERVIVEHARGPRRDGSYGSGRSGYGYRRSGRDKYGPPTRTEYRLIVENLSSRCSWQDLKDYMRQAGEVTYADAHKGRKNEGVIEFVSYSDMKRALEKLDGTEVNGRKIRLVEDKPGSRRRRSYSRSRSHSRSRSRSRHSRKSRSRSGSSKSSHSKSRSRSRSGSRSRSKSRSRSQSRSRSKKEKSRSPSKDKSRSRSRSADKCRSKSKDPAEEKVQNSDRTGKSKSRSPSRHKSKSRSRSQERGAEEARGSASRSRSKEKSLRKSRSRSQGGSRSRSRSKSKDKRKGRKRSREESRSRSRSRSKSERSRKRGGKRDSKSGSGSGSSSSKKKKKEDADRSQSRSRSRSGSKERERAKSESGQREGRGEGEDAGANQETRSRSRSNSKSKPNLPSESRSRSKSASKTRSRSKSRSRSGSRSPSRSRSRSHSRS from the exons ATATGGGTTTGTGGAGTTTGATGATCTGCGAGATGCAGATGATGCTGTTTATGAGCTGAATGGCAAAGACCTTTGTGGTGAGCGAGTAATTGTTGAGCATGCCCGCGGCCCACGGCGAGATGGCAGTTACGGTTCTGGACGCA GTGGATATGGTTATAGAAGAAGTGGCCGAGATAAATACGGCCCTCCTACACGCACAGAATACAGACTTATTGTGGAGAATTTGTCAAGTCGGTGCAGCTGGCAAGACCTAAAG gatTATATGCGTCAGGCAGGAGAAGTGACTTATGCAGATGCCCACAAGGGACGGAAAAATGAAGGGGTGATTGAATTTGTGTCTTACTCTGATATGAAAAGAGCTTTGGAAAAGTTAGATGGAACGGAAGTCAATGGCAGAAAAATCAGATTAGTTGAAGACAAGCCTGGCTCCAGAAGACGCAGGTCCTACTCCAGGAGCCGCAGTCACTCAAG GTCTCGCTCTCGAAGCAGACACTCTCGTAAGAGCAGAAGCCGGAGCGGCAGCAGCAAAAGCAGTCATTCTAAGAGCAGATCCAGGTCCAG GTCAGGCTCCCGTTCCCGGAGCAAGAGCCGCAGCCGCAGCCAGAGCCGCAGCCGCAGCAAGAAGGAAAAGAGCCGCAGCCCCAGCAAGGACAAgagccgcagccgcagccgcagcGCCGACAAGTGCCGCAGCAAGAGCAAAGACCCGGCGGAGGAGAAGGTGCAGAACAGCGACCGCACCGGCAAGTCCAAGAGCCGCAGCCCCAGCCGGCACAAGAGCAAGAGCCGCAGCCGCAGTCAGGAGAGGGGTGCGGAGGAGGCACGGGGCAGCGCGAGCAGGAGCCGAAGCAAGGAGAAGAGCCTGCGCAAGAGCCGCAGCCGCAGCCAAGGGGgcagccgcagccgcagccgcagcAAAAGCAAGGacaagaggaaggggaggaagaggagccgGGAGGAGAGCCGCAGCCGGAGCCGCAGCCGCAGCAAGAGTGAGAGGAGCCGGAAGCGGGGTGGCAAGCGAGACAGCAAGTCGGGCAGCGGCAgcgggagcagcagcagcaagaagaagaagaaggaagacgCAGACCGCTCGCAGTCCAGGTCACGCTCCCGCTCGGGCTCCAAGGAGAGGGAGCGTGCCAAGTCCGAGTCCGGCCAGAGGGAAGGCCGAGGGGAGGGTGAGGATGCTGGCGCCAATCAGGAGACCCGGTCCAGGTCGAGGTCCAATtccaaatcaaaaccaaaccTTCCATCAGAATCACGCTCCAGATCAAAGTCCGCCTCAAAAACCCGGTCTCGGTCTAAGTCTCGGTCCAGGTCTGGGTCCAGATCGCCCTCCCGATCTAGATCCAGGTCTCACTCGAGGTCCTAA
- the SRSF4 gene encoding serine/arginine-rich splicing factor 4 isoform X3, producing MRGSLNHCGPWLTKNRKPCDDRNLSPLDLGGGYGYRRSGRDKYGPPTRTEYRLIVENLSSRCSWQDLKDYMRQAGEVTYADAHKGRKNEGVIEFVSYSDMKRALEKLDGTEVNGRKIRLVEDKPGSRRRRSYSRSRSHSRSRSRSRHSRKSRSRSGSSKSSHSKSRSRSRSGSRSRSKSRSRSQSRSRSKKEKSRSPSKDKSRSRSRSADKCRSKSKDPAEEKVQNSDRTGKSKSRSPSRHKSKSRSRSQERGAEEARGSASRSRSKEKSLRKSRSRSQGGSRSRSRSKSKDKRKGRKRSREESRSRSRSRSKSERSRKRGGKRDSKSGSGSGSSSSKKKKKEDADRSQSRSRSRSGSKERERAKSESGQREGRGEGEDAGANQETRSRSRSNSKSKPNLPSESRSRSKSASKTRSRSKSRSRSGSRSPSRSRSRSHSRS from the exons ATGCGTGGCTCTTTGAACCATTGTGGCCCTTGGCTGACCAAAAACAGGAAGCCATGTGACGACCGCAACCTTTCCCCATTAGACCTGGGTG GTGGATATGGTTATAGAAGAAGTGGCCGAGATAAATACGGCCCTCCTACACGCACAGAATACAGACTTATTGTGGAGAATTTGTCAAGTCGGTGCAGCTGGCAAGACCTAAAG gatTATATGCGTCAGGCAGGAGAAGTGACTTATGCAGATGCCCACAAGGGACGGAAAAATGAAGGGGTGATTGAATTTGTGTCTTACTCTGATATGAAAAGAGCTTTGGAAAAGTTAGATGGAACGGAAGTCAATGGCAGAAAAATCAGATTAGTTGAAGACAAGCCTGGCTCCAGAAGACGCAGGTCCTACTCCAGGAGCCGCAGTCACTCAAG GTCTCGCTCTCGAAGCAGACACTCTCGTAAGAGCAGAAGCCGGAGCGGCAGCAGCAAAAGCAGTCATTCTAAGAGCAGATCCAGGTCCAG GTCAGGCTCCCGTTCCCGGAGCAAGAGCCGCAGCCGCAGCCAGAGCCGCAGCCGCAGCAAGAAGGAAAAGAGCCGCAGCCCCAGCAAGGACAAgagccgcagccgcagccgcagcGCCGACAAGTGCCGCAGCAAGAGCAAAGACCCGGCGGAGGAGAAGGTGCAGAACAGCGACCGCACCGGCAAGTCCAAGAGCCGCAGCCCCAGCCGGCACAAGAGCAAGAGCCGCAGCCGCAGTCAGGAGAGGGGTGCGGAGGAGGCACGGGGCAGCGCGAGCAGGAGCCGAAGCAAGGAGAAGAGCCTGCGCAAGAGCCGCAGCCGCAGCCAAGGGGgcagccgcagccgcagccgcagcAAAAGCAAGGacaagaggaaggggaggaagaggagccgGGAGGAGAGCCGCAGCCGGAGCCGCAGCCGCAGCAAGAGTGAGAGGAGCCGGAAGCGGGGTGGCAAGCGAGACAGCAAGTCGGGCAGCGGCAgcgggagcagcagcagcaagaagaagaagaaggaagacgCAGACCGCTCGCAGTCCAGGTCACGCTCCCGCTCGGGCTCCAAGGAGAGGGAGCGTGCCAAGTCCGAGTCCGGCCAGAGGGAAGGCCGAGGGGAGGGTGAGGATGCTGGCGCCAATCAGGAGACCCGGTCCAGGTCGAGGTCCAATtccaaatcaaaaccaaaccTTCCATCAGAATCACGCTCCAGATCAAAGTCCGCCTCAAAAACCCGGTCTCGGTCTAAGTCTCGGTCCAGGTCTGGGTCCAGATCGCCCTCCCGATCTAGATCCAGGTCTCACTCGAGGTCCTAA